In Coffea eugenioides isolate CCC68of chromosome 4, Ceug_1.0, whole genome shotgun sequence, the genomic stretch NNNNNNNNNNNNNNNNNNNNNNNNNNNNNNNNNNNNNNNNNNNNNNNNNNNNNNNNNNNNNNNNNNNNNNNNNNNNNNNNNNNNNNNNNNNNNNNNNNNNNNNNNNNNNNNNNNNNNNNNNNNNNNNNNNNNNNNNNNNNNNNNNNNNNNNNNNNNNNNNNNNNNNNNNNNNNNNNNNNNNNNNNNNNNNNNNNNNNNNNNNNNNNNNNNNNNNNNNNNNNNNNNNNNNNNNNNNNNNNNNNNNNNNNNNNNNNNNNNNNNNNNNNNNNNNNNNNNNNNNNNNNNNNNNNNNNNNNNNNNNNNNNNNNNNNNNNNNNNNNNNNNNNNNNNNNNNNNNNNNNNNNNNNNNNNNNNNNNNNNNNNNNNNNNNNNNNNNNNNNNNNNNNNNNNNNNNNNNNNNNNNNNNNNNNNNNNNNNNNNNNNNNNNNNNNNNNNNNNNNNNNNNNNNNNNNNNNNNNNNNNNNNNNNNNNNNNNNNNNNNNNNNNNNNNNNNNNNNNNNNNNNNNNNNNNNNNNNNNNNNNNNNNNNNNNNNNNNNNNNNNNNNNNNNNNNNNNNNNNNNNNNNNNNNNNNNNNNNNNNNNNNNNNNNNNNNNNNNNNNNNNNNNNNNNNNNNNNNNNNNNNNNNNNNNNNNNNNNNNNNNNNNNNNNNNNNNNNNNNNNNNNNNNNNNNNNNNNNNNNNNNNNNNNNNNNNNNNNNNNNNNNNNNNNNNNNNNNNNNNNNNNNNNNNNNNNNNNNNNNNNNNNNNNNNNNNNNNNNNNNNNNNNNNNNNNNNNNNNNNNNNNNNNNNNNNNNNNNNNNNNNNNNNNNNNNNNNNNNNNNNNNNNNNNNNNNNNNNNNNNNNNNNNNNNNNNNNNNNNNNNNNNNNNNNNNNNNNNNNNNNNNNNNNNNNNNNNNNNNNNNNNNNNNNNNNNNNNNNNNNNNNNNNNNNNNNNNNNNNNNNNNNNNNNNNNNNNNNNNNNNNNNNNNNNNNNNNNNNNNNNNNNNNNNNNNNNNNNNNNNNNNNNNNNNNNNNNNNNNNNNNNNNNNNNNNNNNNNNNNNNNNNNNNNNNNNNNNNNNNNNNNNNNNNNNNNNNNNNNNNNNNNNNNNNNNNNNNNNNNNNNNNNNNNNNNNNNNNNNNNNNNNNNNNNNNNNNNNNNNNNNNNNNNNNNNNNNNNNNNNNNNNNNNNNNNNNNNNNNNNNNNNNNNNNNNNNNNNNNNNNNNNNNNNNNNNNNNNNNNNNNNNNNNNNNNNNNNNNNNNNNNNNNNNNNNNNNNNNNNNNNNNNNNNNNNNNNNNNNNNNNNNNNNNNNNNNNNNNNNNNNNNNNNNNNNNNNNNNNNNNNNNNNNNNNNNNNNNNNNNNNNNNNNNNNNNNNNNNNNNNNNNNNNNNNNNNNNNNNNNNNNNNNNNNNNNNNNNNNNNNNNNNNNNNNNNNNNNNNNNNNNNNNNNNNNNNNNNNNNNNNNNNNNNNNNNNNNNNNNNNNNNNNNNNNNNNNNNNNNNNNNNNNNNNNNNNNNNNNNNNNNNNNNNNNNNNNNNNNNNNNNNNNNNNNNNNNNNNNNNNNNNNNNNNNNNNNNNNNNNNNNNNNNNNNNNNNNNNNNNNNNNNNNNNNNNNNNNNNNNNNNNNNNNNNNNNNNNNNNNNNNNNNNNNNNNNNNNNNNNNNNNNNNNNNNNNNNNNNNNNNNNNNNNNNNNNNNNNNNNNNNNNNNNNNNNNNNNNNNNNNNNNNNNNNNNNNNNNNNNNNNNNNNNNNNNNNNNNNNNNNNNNNNNNNNNNNNNNNNNNNNNNNNNNNNNNNNNNNNNNNNNNNNNNNNNNNNNNNNNNNNNNNNNNNNNNNNNNNNNNNNNNNNNNNNNNNNNNNNNNNNNNNNNNNNNNNNNNNNNNNNNNNNNNNNNNNNNNNNNNNNNNNNNNNNNNNNNNNNNNNNNNNNNNNNNNNNNNNNNNNNNNNNNNNNNNNNNNNNNNNNNNNNNNNNNNNNNNNNNNNNNNNNNNNNNNNNNNNNNNNNNNNNNNNNNNNNNNNNNNNNNNNNNNNNNNNNNNNNNNNNNNNNNNNNNNNNNNNNNNNNNNNNNNNNNNNNNNNNNNNNNNNNNNNNNNNNNNNNNNNNNNNNNNNNNNNNNNNNNNNNNNNNNNNNNNNNNNNNNNNNNNNNNNNNNNNNNNNNNNNNNNNNNNNNNNNNNNNNNNNNNNNNNNNNNNNNNNNNNNNNNNNNNNNNNNNNNNNNNNNNNNNNNNNNNNNNNNNNNNNNNNNNNNNNNNNNNNNNNNNNNNNNNNNNNNNNNNNNNNNNNNNNNNNNNNNNNNNNNNNNNNNNNNNNNNNNNNNNNNNNNNNNNNNNNNNNNNNNNNNNNNNNNNNNNNNNNNNNNNNNNNNNNNNNNNNNNNNNNNNNNNNNNNNNNNNNNNNNNNNNNNNNNNNNNNNNNNNNNNNNNNNNNNNNNNNNNNNNNNNNNNNNNNNNNNNNNNNNNNNNNNNNNNNNNNNNNNNNNNNNNNNNNNNNNNNNNNNNNNNNNNNNNNNNNNNNNNNNNNNNNNNNNNNNNNNNNNNNNNNNNNNNNNNNNNNNNNNNNNNNNNNNNNNNNNNNNNNNNNNNNNNNNNNNNNNNNNNNNNNNNNNNNNNNNNNNNNNNNNNNNNNNNNNNNNNNNNNNNNNNNNNNNNNNNNNNNNNNNNNNNNNNNNNNNNNNNNNNNNNNNNNNNNNNNNNNNNNNNNNNNNNNNNNNNNNNNNNNNNNNNNNNNNNNNNNNNNNNNNNNNNNNNNNNNNNNNNNNNNNNNNNNNNNNNNNNNNNNNNNNNNNNNNNNNNNNNNNNNNNNNNNNNNNNNNNNNNNNNNNNNNNNNNNNNNNNNNNNNNNNNNNNNNNNNNNNNNNNNNNNNNNNNNNNNNNNNNNNNNNNNNNNNNNNNNNNNNNNNNNNNNNNNNNNNNNNNNNNNNNNNNNNNNNNNNNNNNNNNNNNNNNNNNNNNNNNNNNNNNNNNNNNNNNNNNNNNNNNNNNNNNNNNNNNNNNNNNNNNNNNNNNNNNNNNNNNNNNNNNNNNNNNNNNNNNNNNNNNNNNNNNNNNNNNNNNNNNNNNNNNNNNNNNNNNNNNNNNNNNNNNNNNNNNNNNNNNNNNNNNNNNNNNNNNNNNNNNNNNNNNNNNNNNNNNNNNNNNNNNNNNNNNNNNNNNNNNNNNNNNNNNNNNNNNNNNNNNNNNNNNNNNNNNNNNNNNNNNNNNNNNNNNNNNNNNNNNNNNNNNNNNNNNNNNNNNNNNNNNNNNNNNNNNNNNNNNNNNNNNNNNNNNNNNNNNNNNNNNNNNNNNNNNNNNNNNNNNNNNNNNNNNNNNNNNNNNNNNNNNNNNNNNNNNNNNNNNNNNNNNNNNNNNNNNNNNNNNNNNNNNNNNNNNNNNNNNNNNNNNNNNNNNNNNNNNNNNNNNNNNNNNNNNNNNNNNNNNNNNNNNNNNNNNNNNNNNNNNNNNNNNNNNNNNNNNNNNNNNNNNNNNNNNNNNNNNNNNNNNNNNNNNNNNNNNNNNNNNNNNNNNNNNNNNNNNNNNNNNNNNNNNNNNNNNNNNNNNNNNNNNNNNNNNNNNNNNNNNNNNNNNNNNNNNNNNNNNNNNNNNNNNNNNNNNNNNNNNNNNNNNNNNNNNNNNNNNNNNNNNNNNNNNNNNNNNNNNNNNNNNNNNNNNNNNNNNNNNNNNNNNNNNNNNNNNNNNNNNNNNNNNNNNNNNNNNNNNNNNNNNNNNNNNNNNNNNNNNNNNNNNNNNNNNNNNNNNNNNNNNNNNNNNNNNNNNNNNNNNNNNNNNNNNNNNNNNNNNNNNNNNNNNNNNNNNNNNNNNNNNNNNNNNNNNNNNNNNNNNNNNNNNNNNNNNNNNNNNNNNNNNNNNNNNNNNNNNNNNNNNNNNNNNNNNNNNNNNNNNNNNNNNNNNNNNNNNNNNNNNNNNNNNNNNNNNNNNNNNNNNNNNNNNNNNNNNNNNNNNNNNNNNNNNNNNNNNNNNNNNNNNNNNNNNNNNNNNNNNNNNNNNNNNNNNNNNNNNNNNNNNNNNNNNNNNNNNNNNNNNNNNNNNNNNNNNNNNNNNNNNNNNNNNNNNNNNNNNNNNNNNNNNNNNNNNNNNNNNNNNNNNNNNNNNNNNNNNNNNNNNNNNNNNNNNNNNNNNNNNNNNNNNNNNNNNNNNNNNNNNNNNNNNNNNNNNNNNNNNNNNNNNNNNNNNNNNNNNNNNNNNNNNNNNNNNNNNNNNNNNNNNNNNNNNNNNNNNNNNNNNNNNNNNNNNNNNNNNNNNNNNNNNNNNNNNNNNNNNNNNNNNNNNNNNNNNNNNNNNNNNNNNNNNNNNNNNNNNNNNNNNNNNNNNNNNNNNNNNNNNNNNNNNNNNNNNNNNNNNNNNNNNNNNNNNNNNNNNNNNNNNNNNNNNNNNNNNNNNNNNNNNNNNNNNNNNNNNNNNNNNNNNNNNNNNNNNNNNNNNNNNNNNNNNNNNNNNNNNNNNNNNNNNNNNNNNNNNNNNNNNNNNNNNNNNNNNNNNNNNNNNNNNNNNNNNNNNNNNNNNNNNNNNNNNNNNNNNNNNNNNNNNNNNNNNNNNNNNNNNNNNNNNNNNNNNNNNNNNNNNNNNNNNNNNNNNNNNNNNNNNNNNNNNNNNNNNNNNNNNNNNNNNNNNNNNNNNNNNNNNNNNNNNNNNNNNNNNNNNNNNNNNNNNNNNNNNNNNNNNNNNNNNNNNNNNNNNNNNNNNNNNNNNNNNNNNNNNNNNNNNNNNNNNNNNNNNNNNNNNNNNNNNNNNNNNNNNNNNNNNNNNNNNNNNNNNNNNNNNNNNNNNNNNNNNNNNNNNNNNNNNNNNNNNNNNNNNNNNNNNNNNNNNNNNNNNNNNNNNNNNNNNNNNNNNNNNNNNNNNNNNNNNNNNNNNNNNNNNNNNNNNNNNNNNNNNNNNNNNNNNNNNNNNNNNNNNNNNNNNNNNNNNNNNNNNNNNNNNNNNNNNNNNNNNNNNNNNNNNNNNNNNNNNNNNNNNNNNNNNNNNNNNNNNNNNNNNNNNNNNNNNNNNNNNNNNNNNNNNNNNNNNNNNNNNNNNNNNNNNNNNNNNNNNNNNNNNNNNNNNNNNNNNNNNNNNNNNNNNNNNNNNNNNNNNNNNNNNNNNNNNNNNNNNNNNNNNNNNNNNNNNNNNNNNNNNNNNNNNNNNNNNNNNNNNNNNNNNNNNNNNNNNNNNNNNNNNNNNNNNNNNNNNNNNNNNNNNNNNNNNNNNNNNNNNNNNNNNNNNNNNNNNNNNNNNNNNNNNNNNNNNNNNNNNNNNNNNNNNNNNNNNNNNNNNNNNNNNNNNNNNNNNNNNNNNNNNNNNNNNNNNNNNNNNNNNNNNNNNNNNNNNNNNNNNNNNNNNNNNNNNNNNNNNNNNNNNNNNNNNNNNNNNNNNNNNNNNNNNNNNNNNNNNNNNNNNNNNNNNNNNNNNNNNNNNNNNNNNNNNNNNNNNNNNNNNNNNNNNNNNNNNNNNNNNNNNNNNNNNNNNNNNNNNNNNNNNNNNNNNNNNNNNNNNNNNNNNNNNNNNNNNNNNNNNNNNNNNNNNNNNNNNNNNNNNNNNNNNNNNNNNNNNNNNNNNNNNNNNNNNNNNNNNNNNNNNNNNNNNNNNNNNNNNNNNNNNNNNNNNNNNNNNNNNNNNNNNNNNNNNNNNNNNNNNNNNNNNNNNNNNNNNNNNNNNNNNNNNNNNNNNNNNNNNNNNNNNNNNNNNNNNNNNNNNNNNNNNNNNNNNNNNNNNNNNNNNNNNNNNNNNNNNNNNNNNNNNNNNNNNNNNNNNNNNNNNNNNNNNNNNNNNNNNNNNNNNNNNNNNNNNNNNNNNNNNNNNNNNNNNNNNNNNNNNNNNNNNNNNNNNNNNNNNNNNNNNNNNNNNNNNNNNNNNNNNNNNNNNNNNNNNNNNNNNNNNNNNNNNNNNNNNNNNNNNNNNNNNNNNNNNNNNNNNNNNNNNNNNNNNNNNNNNNNNNNNNNNNNNNNNNNNNNNNNNNNNNNNNNNNNNNNNNNNNNNNNNNNNNNNNNNNNNNNNNNNNNNNNNNNNNNNNNNNNNNNNNNNNNNNNNNNNNNNNNNNNNNNNNNNNNNNNNNNNNNNNNNNNNNNNNNNNNNNNNNNNNNNNNNNNNNNNNNNNNNNNNNNNNNNNNNNNNNNNNNNNNNNNNNNNNNNNNNNNNNNNNNNNNNNNNNNNNNNNNNNNNNNNNNNNNNNNNNNNNNNNNNNNNNNNNNNNNNNNNNNNNNNNNNNNNNNNNNNNNNNNNNNNNNNNNNNNNNNNNNNNNNNNNNNNNNNNNNNNNNNNNNNNNNNNNNNNNNNNNNNNNNNNNNNNNNNNNNNNNNNNNNNNNNNNNNNNNNNNNNNNNNNNNNNNNNNNNNNNNNNNNNNNNNNNNNNNNNNNNNNNNNNNNNNNNNNNNNNNNNNNNNNNNNNNNNNNNNNNNNNNNNNNNNNNNNNNNNNNNNNNNNNNNNNNNNNNNNNNNNNNNNNNNNNNNNNNNNNNNNNNNNNNNNNNNNNNNNNNNNNNNNNNNNNNNNNNNNNNNNNNNNNNNNNNNNNNNNNNNNNNNNNNNNNNNNNNNNNNNNNNNNNNNNNNNNNNNNNNNNNNNNNNNNNNNNNNNNNNNNNNNNNNNNNNNNNNNNNNNNNNNNNNNNNNNNNNNNNNNNNNTTTTCTAAAAGGCAAAGAGCTTTGGAGTCATATTGACGGGTCTTCTACAGCACCTAGAGATGGAAAGGAAATTAGTCAATGGGAGGCAAAGGATGCTAGAATTATTTCTTGGATTCTAGCATCTATTGAAGCTCATATGGTGAACAATTTACGCTCCTTTAATACAGCAAAGGAGATGTGGGATCATTTGAAGCGTGTATATCATCAAGATAATACAGCAAGAAGATTTCAGCTTGAATTGGAAATTAGTACATGTAGCCAAGGTAATCTCTCTATTGAGCAGTATTATTCTGGATTTCTTAATTTATGGAGTGAATACTCTGGTATAATCTATTCTAAGGTACCAAGCGAAGCCTTAGCCGGTATTCAAGCGGTTCACGAAGATAGTAAGCGTGACCAGTTTCTAATGAAACTGAGGCCTGAATTTGAGGCGATTAGAGCTGGATTGTTAAATAGAAACCCAGTTCCTTCTTTAGACGTATGTCTTGGTGACTTGTTGCGAGAAGAACAGAGAATGGCTACACAAACTATCATAGGTACATCAAAGGAGATATCTGAAGTTGTCAATATTGCCTATGCTGCTCAAGGGAAGAATCGCGGAAAGGGACAAGTACAGTGCTATAGTTGCAAGGAACTTGGGCATATTGCACGCAATTGTGGAAAGAAATTTTGCAATTATTGTAAGCAAACTGGACACATTATCAAGGACTGTCCTACACGCCCTGAGAATCGAAGAGTCCAAGCCTTTCAAGGTGCTGTCCAAGACTCTAACACTATTGGTTCTACATCCACAGCCACAACACTTACTCCAGAAATGGTTCAACAAATGATTCTTTCAGCATTTTCTACTCTTGGACTTCAAGGTCAAGGTAAAATTGTTTCTACTCCTTGGTTAGTTGATTCTGGAGCATCAAATCATATGACTGGTTCATCTGCATCACTACATAATCTACGGCAATATACTGGTACACAAAATATTCAGATTGCTAACGGCAGTAATCTTCCAATTACAGCCATTGGTGATATTGGACCTTCTTTTCGTCATGTATTTGTCTCTCCAGGGTTGTCTACTAGTTTGATTTCTGTTGGTCAGATGGTGGATAATAACTGTGATGTACGGTTCTCTCGTGATGGTTGTCTTGTGCAGGACCAGGTGTCGGGGAAGGTGATCGCGAAGGGGCCTAAAGTGGGCAGACTATTTCCTTTGCAATTTTCAGTTCCAAGTAGTTTGTCTTTGGCTTCTATGGTTGTTGACAATAAAGTTGAAGTATGGCATCAACGATTGGGTCATCCAAATAATGTCATTTTATCTCATTTAATAAAGCATGATTTTCTGGGGAGCAAGGATCAGTGTTTTAATCATAAATTGTCTTTTGATTGTTCTACTTGTAGACTAGGGAAAAGTAAAATATTACCTTTTCCTAGTCATGGTGGTCATGCTAATACAAGTTTTGAGATCATTCATAGTGATGTTTGGGGTATTACTCCTGTTGTTTCACATGCacaatataaatattttgtgACATTCATTGATGACTATAGTCGTTTCACATGGGTATATTTTTTGTGTACTAAAGCTGAAGTATTTGctgtttttaagaaatttgtAGCTTATGTAGAAACACAATTTTCTACTTGCATTAAAGTTTTACGCTCTGACAATGGCGGGGAATATATGTCACATGCCTTTCAAGCATTTTTGCAACAGAGAGGTATTTTATCTCAACGATCATGTCCTTTATATCTCCTCATATTATGGGGGTGGCTGAACGTAAGGCATCGCGCATTGTTGAGAAGGTAGACGATTGATTAAATAAACTGCAGTGGATAAAGCTTCCACCCAAAATTTAGATGGAACCGAAGACTGCAAAAGTAAGGTTCGTACCATATCCAACAAATGGCGATGCTTACGTTCAGCCACCCCATTCTGTTGAGGGGTATAAGGACATGATCGTTGAGATAAAATACCTCTCTGTTGCAAAAATGCTTGAAAGGCATGTGACATATATTCCCCGCCATTGTCAGAGCGTAAAACTTTAATGCAAGTAGAAAATTGTGTTTCTACATAAGCTacaaatttcttaaaaacagCAAATACTTCAGCTTTAGTACGCAAAAAATATACCCATGTGAAACGACTATAGTCATCAATGAATGTcacaaaatatttatattgtGCATGTGAAACAACAGGAGTAATACCCCAAACATCACTATGAATGATCTCAAAACTTGTATTAGCATGACCACCATGACTAGGAAAAGGTAATATTTTACTTTTCCCTAGTCTACAAGTAGAACAATCAAAAGACAATTTATGATTAAAACACTGATCCTTGCTCCCCAGAAAATCATGCTTTATTAAATGAGATAAAATGACATTATTTGGATGACCCAATCGTTGATGCCATACTTCAACTTTATTGTCAACAACCATAGAAGCCAAAGACAAACTACTTGGAACTGAAAATTGCAAAGGAAATAGTCTGCCCACTTTAGGCCCCTTCGCGATCACCTTCCCCGACACCTGGTCCTGCACAAGACAACCATCACGAGAGAACCGTACATCACAGTTATTATCCACCATCTGACCAACAGAAATCAAACTAGTAGACAACCCTGGAGAGACAAATACATGACGAAAAGAAGGTCCAATATCACCAATGGCTGTAATTGGAAGATTACTGCCGTTAGCAATCTGAATATTTTGTGTACCAGTATATTGCCGTAGATTATGTAGTGATGCAGATGAACCAGTCATATGATTTGATGCTCCAGAATCAACTAACCAAGGAGTAGAAACAATTTTACCTTGACCTTGAAGTCCAAGAGTAGAAAATGCTGAAAGAATCATTTGTTGAACCATTTCTGGAGTAAGTGTTGTGGCTGTGGATGTAGAACCAACAGTGTTAGAGTCTTGGACAGCACCTTGAAAGGCTTGGACTCTTCGATTCTCAGGGCATGTAGGACAGTCCTTGATAATGTGTCCAGTTTGCTTACAATAATTGCAAAATTTCTTTCCACAATTGCGTGCAATATGCCCAAGTTCCTTGCAACTATAGCACTGTACTTGTCCCTTTCCGCGATTCTTCCCTTGAGCAGCATAGGCAATATTGACAACTTCAGATATCTCCTTTGATGTACCTATGATA encodes the following:
- the LOC113767471 gene encoding uncharacterized protein LOC113767471, which encodes MVNNLRSFNTAKEMWDHLKRVYHQDNTARRFQLELEISTCSQGNLSIEQYYSGFLNLWSEYSGIIYSKVPSEALAGIQAVHEDSKRDQFLMKLRPEFEAIRAGLLNRNPVPSLDVCLGDLLREEQRMATQTIIGTSKEISEVVNIAYAAQGKNRGKGQVQCYSCKELGHIARNCGKKFCNYCKQTGHIIKDCPTRPENRRVQAFQGAVQDSNTIGSTSTATTLTPEMVQQMILSAFSTLGLQGQGPGVGEGDREGA